One Tachyglossus aculeatus isolate mTacAcu1 chromosome 18, mTacAcu1.pri, whole genome shotgun sequence DNA segment encodes these proteins:
- the PDZK1IP1 gene encoding PDZK1-interacting protein 1, with protein sequence MSALRMTLLCVLTVLDPVSGQKGLGSLQPWMQGLIAVAVFLALVGIAFAVNKFWCQEEPAPEELTMAMGDRKEGSLAGTVGRYVSTAADFRSWEHANAYENTPVPDEKIRSTPM encoded by the exons ATGTCCGCCCTCCGGATGACTTTGCTTTGCGTCCTCACCGTCCTGGACCCGGTGAGCGGCCAGAAAG GTCTGGGTTCGCTGCAGCCTTGGATGCAGGGTCTGATCGCGGTGGCTGTGTTCCTGGCACTCGTGGGCATCGCCTTTGCCGTCAACAAGTTCTGGTGCCAGGAAGAACC GGCCCCTGAGGAGCTGACTATGGCCATGGGGGATCGGAAGGAAGGCAGTTTGGCTGGCACGGTGGGACGCTATGTGTCCACTGCGGCTGACTTCAG ATCCTGGGAGCATGCCAACGCCTACGAAAACACCCCCGTGCCCGACGAAAAGATTCGCAGCACGCCCATGTag